The sequence tacaaacatcatttCAACCCGTTTCAAATTGAAGTACATTTTAAGTTCAAAGCAGGACAGAACGATCTAGGTTCCAGACGTAGGACGTACTGTGAACCCTTTAGAGTGGTTTGGAGTTAAAGGGTTAAAGTGGTCAGTGGTGATCATCAAACTGAGGTGTGGAGGTCAGTGGACTCACCAACGGTCAGACGAGGAgcgatgaaggagaggaggaggaggaggaggaggagggagagaggaccACTCATCCTGCCGGGTGCAGCTCAGACCAGAGGACGCTCCAGAGACCGACGGCAGCATCCGACATCCCATCCTTCAGTCTGAGGCTGTTCACCCGACTGCATGGCTTTATATCAGAGGATTAGAGcagcactctctctctctctcgctctccctccccttttcttcctctggttCTCCACCGCTCCTCTCATCTTCCTCTAACTGTGCTGTTCATCATCCCCTCAGGTTGGTCTCTTGTGTTTGTCAGAATTAGCTTCAATTGGGAAGATTTCCAGCTCAGCTGGTTGGTCTGGTTTTAAAAACTTCAGTTTGTTAACTGTGATGACACTGTCAGGGCTTtactctgaacaaaaccctTTTCGGTTCTTTAGCTCGGTTGAGAGGTGCATCTTCAATTATGAGACAAATTGTAGTCAAAATCAGGTTTACTCAAAAAGTTCAGCAGCTTTTAAAATACTGGTGAGGATACAGCGCTGGGCTTTCCAACAGACGCAGCAAAaaacctctggagaagagcctCGAATGTTCATTGAccgtgatctttatagtgtttgggtCAAACTGTCCTTGAAGAATGAGCTCACCAGCAGCCTGACTCAGTTATAGTTATCTATGTGCTGCTTGTTCTGTactttgtgttcagaaaattatgtaataGACTAGGACTAAGTGTTGTGCTATATATGTTTGTGCACGCAGATGCATTTGGTGGTGTTTTCTATGGTTCaatggaaattcccaacaaAAACCAACTGCTTATGTACACGTCTATAGCGGTATTACTGTTTGTATATGTACACGTCTATAGCGGTATTACTGTTTGTATATGTACACGTCTATAGCGGTATAACTGTTTTTATATCTACACGTCTATAGCAGTATTACTGTGTGATTATGTACACGTTTATAGCAGTATTACTGCATATATGTTTACATGCCAGAGCAGGATGTTTGTAGGCCTACCACACATTGTCTGCGTcagtcctctgattggtcggctgCCTAACCAGGTACGTCTCAGTTCCTCAACAAGCTAACAGTTGCCCTCCTCACATGTAGCATGCTTCAGCtcgctagcattagccacaggTGTGCTACAGTCAGCTTTCACCTGGACCGCAGATGCAATGCTAAGCCAACCTGTTGGTAACCAGTAACCTCTGATCCAGGTTAGATGCCGCAGTGGTTAGCAGCTGATCAATGAAAACACTTCAGTTGCTCTAACAGCTCATGACTCATCAGCAGGGgttcttctgattggctgctctgaCACAAAGGGAAGATGTGTGACTTTCCTTGGGCTGCTGCTGCGTTCAGGCGCTGCAGGACGTCTTTGTGGTCAGACTGGTCTGACTACATtcacctgaggaagaggagcttcTCCAGCGCCACATCGAGTTAACAACAGGAAGTAGTCTGTTCTCTACTTTCTGTTCCACACTACCAACGAGTTGGACTCCATTGCAAAGACGACATCCCAGCACAAGTACCAGAGGACACGGAATACGCTGTCTGACAACAGTATTGATTACTGATCAGTTCACAcatgtccagcagcagcagcctgtctCTACCTGGTGACTGGTGATGTCAACATTTCCTCAATTCTGGTTGGctgttctctgatgacacttcAGCTGTTGTGGCGTTGTCACCAGTCCTCCACTGACGGTTCCCAGGATCACACTGGTTCGAGCCCAGGGAGGTGAAGACgaaaatgaagatgatgatatGACGAAGATATTGATATTGATGAatacgatgatgatgaagatcgtcgttctgtccttggtcctctgtGTCTCTGCTGACAGTAAGTTTATGTCAGTCACGTTACAAcctgtagacagacagacaggcagaaagTCAGGCAGACAGCTGAaccttgtttttgtattttcaggtCAACACATACACTTTCGTATCTCTGGTTGTTCAGCctctgatggagaggagatgtaTTCTCTGGACAGTGAAGAGCTTTGGTACGCAGACTTCATCAACAACAGAGGAGTTGTCCTCCTGCCCGACTTCTCCGACCCCGTGGCCTACGACAGGGTCTTTGACACAGCTTTGGAAAATCTACATACCTGCAAAGGAAACCTTAATAAGACGCTGACTGCTCTGGAAAACCCAGCAGTTCATCTCGGTAAAGATCATTAAACTTCAGAACAaaactcttcttcctcctgtcctctgtgaACAGACTGCAGCtcacttttctttctctgtcctcATGCGTGTTCTTTCAGTCCAGTGTTCAGGTTCTCACATGTTTCAGCTGCAGGTTCTCCTCTGTCATCTCTGGATGTCCTTTGGTTCCCACAAAacattgtctgtctgtttactgtacgttctcagttatccaggtcatggttatcaaaagctgtttgagtcaaTCGACTAGACTTAAAGAAAGCTTCTTGAAAACAGTTTGCCACTCATCCAAGTGTCAGtactgaaggtggctggtcttgtcccagcttattaaccctgcaGGGTGTGGTCACATTTCGACGACCTTGGttgggtgtcaaaggggggttgtCAAAATGCAACTTTCACAGAACCTTTGTATACGAACAACCATTACAAAAACGCAtgacacagaagagccaactcatcaggtcaggactcagcagtcttccttcacctcaaggaagagggacactcatttcaggataccaatgttcagatcttggacagggaagacagatggtttgagagaggagtgaatgaaGGCATCCATGTCATGGTGGAGAAGTCATCTTTCAACAGGGGGGgatggtctgcgacatcacctttcactCATTTACAATtaggtcctttcaaaactcccaaaaagatggACTCAGCAGATCAACCCAGgtgatgtaatttaattttaatttgattttatactgtttatatttttatttttatttttttagtatatgtactgttaatgctacatgtgtctgttagtgtagtgtatgtcttgtcctgttttgtttttgttttttcctggtgtttggctgagcagtggatatgtgcaatttcctccgggattattaaagtatctatctatatatctatgtgtctcatgctaatgaccctcattagtatacaaaggtgaaacatgCATTTCAATGACCGCCTTTGACACCCCCTACcaccattgttgaggagccagatgggtttcaactaCGGTCATcaaaatgtgaatagcactgactaCACACCACAGAGTTAATAAGCTGGTTAataagaccagccaccttcagaactgaagaagtctcttggatgagaggcgaaacgttttcaagaaactttctttaagtccagtggattgatttgaacagCTTGGGAAAACTCTGTCTGTGCTTCTTACAACACACCAACTCCTCAAGGGAATAACTGTCCTTGTGTTTCTGTCTAGATCCTCCAAACCGTCCAATCATTTACCCCGCCGACGACGTGGAGCTGGGAAAGCCCAACGTCCTGATCTGCCATGCGACTGGTTTCTACCCCGCCCCTGTAAACATCTCCTGGATCAAGAACAACGAGGAGGTGAAGGAAGGAATTAGCATCAATGCTCCATTCCCCAACGACGACGGTTCCTTCAACCAGTTCTCCAGGCTGGAGTTCAACCCAGAGCAGGGAGACATTTACAGCTGTACCCTGAACCACCAGGCCCTGAAGCAGCCGCTCACCAGATTCTGGGGTGACAAACCTTTACTTCAAAGCCCTCAAACTAGTGCTGaccaacaaacaggaagtagcaaacCAACAAATACGAAGTGAACAAACAAGACCTGAATGgtagaaaaaaaggagaaagtcAGGCTGGAGAGAACCTGGATGGACGGATGACAGATGATGATTAATGATGATGGATTATGAgtgatggttggatgatggtTAGATCATGGATGATAATTGataatggatgatggatgatgatggatagatgatggttGATGAcggttggatgatggatggctgatggatggatgatgattaGATGATGGCtggatgatggttggatgatggcTAAAGGACCTTTTGTGCTTCCAGATGTGGAGGTGGACCAGCCCAGCATCGGTCCAGCAGTTTTTTGTGGCGTGGGTCTGACGGTGGGTCTCGTGGGCGTGGCTGTGGGAACCTTCTTCCTTATCAAAGGAAACGAATGCAGCTGATTGGCTTGGACTTGTGATGTCACTATCAATCCGGTCTTCACAACtggacttcttcagttcagaacagAAGAAGTCTCTTGAATGAGAGACGAAAAGTCTTCAGGAACttccttaaagtccagtggattgatttaaacagctttggataaccatgacctggataactgagaacctacacagacactcTACAGAACTGTAAGACTGCCAAAATCTAGAATAATTACGTCAGTTAACCACAGTTACTGAATCCACATTAAGTGTGTACCCAGACAAATTCCAGACAGGAGAATTAAATGTGGTTTTTTGAACATTAGATCATTATCATCTACGGCTCTTTTAGTTAATGACCTAATAACCGATCACAGCATTGATATTTTCGGGCTAATAGAAACCTGTCTACATAAGAATGAGTAATGAAGCCTCTCCTTCCAGCCATATCAACGTTCACATAGCGCGTGATAGTGGACGAGGGGGTGGCGTGGCAGCCATTTACAACTCTGAGTCTAGCTACATCACTTTTGAAAGTCTCAGCTTGAATGTGCTAGGGTCCTCAAATAAATTAACTGATTCCTCTGAATTTGTAATTTCACATTGCCCTCCTGGACCATATTCCTCTTTTTTGatagaattttctgaatttttatcTAATCTGGCTGTTACCAAACATAAGGTTATAGTAATAAGAGGTTTAAAAGTCAGTTTCAACAGTGTGAATGATAGTTTCTGCGTTGGGTTTAAGTCTATGCTAGATTCTTTAGgtttttcacaggtggtggATGATCCTACACACGACCACACCCTCGATCTTAATCTTACCCATGGTGTAGATGTAGAGCACCTGACTATTTTCCCACAAAACGGCTTCTTGTCAGATCACACCCGAGTTACTTTTGACTTTGCCCAACTAACAGTGGGCTGCAGGATAAAATCTTCCTGACAAGATCAATCTCTGATgcagtaataaataaatttaaagaaaaaatacccttcttgctgtgaggcaacagtgctaaccactatgcCGTCGTGCCGAATTTCCCACAGACATTTCCCATGGTTTAACCCATCAGTCCGCAAACTCATGCAACGCTCCTGCAGACTGGAAAGAATTTGGCGACCCACAAAAATCGATTAAAACCAGCAAGATCCTTAAATGCTTTCAGCAAATGGTACTCTCCGATTTAAATCCCCTAATTTCTTCTGCTAAACCCATCGCCAGTCTGCTAGACAAAATTCCAACTACGCTTCTCAAAGTGGTGTAACCATTAACTAATAAACTCATACTGTCAATAAGTAATCAGTCCTTAAAAATATATGCCGCAATCTTTTAAAGTAgctgtgatcaagcccctccttaAGTAACCAAACCTAGACATTATCCTCCTCTCAGACTACAGGCTAATGTCCAACCTGCCATTCCTAGGTTTTCGAACAAACTACAATAAGGAGACAGCATTGCGCAGCAAACTGTCCAGTGTTGAAGTGACTcccacagtgttgatttcaacACTTTTTCAGGGTTTATATAGCTCCACACTCTCTAGAGTAACATCAGCTTTGCAAACAGTTCAACATTTAACACTGTGTGAGAGTTCCTTCTGCAACTCCTTGAACAGAGTTAAGTTAACACTACATGATTAGACAAGTAACACTGCTGACATGCTTTATTACACACTGGTTAGTGTTAGCTTTACTCACTTCAGTGTCAGGCTATCTACACCTTCAAGTGTTAAAATTATTGTAAGAATGAATCCACTAATAAAATTCTTTCAAAaactgacatttattttatccTCTTACTGaactgaaaggaaaggtgtacaaaactgtggtgagaccagcgatgttgtttggtctagagacagtgtcactgaggaaaagacaggagacagagctggaggtagcagagatgaagatgctgaggttctctctgggagtgaccaggatggataggatcaggaatgagtccatcagagggacagcacatgttagaggttctggagataagacagacaggccagactgagatggtttggacatgtccagaggagagatagagaatatattggtagaaggatgctgagtttccAATGGTAGGTAGTTGAtttgagaggagaggatgcagaggacagggttagatggaggcaactgattcgctgtggtgacccatGAAAGGAAAAagcgaaaggaaaagaagactgagcattaaaaaaagtattttatttatttatttatttatttttaatgttaacatAACAAACTCTAACAAACAtaacacaccttcatcacatttgtgAATGAAGGTAGTACATACAATGGTATAATGGTTGAGCAAAGACTTAGCCTCCTGACTAGCATCCCCATCAAGCTGCCTTTCAACATTGACAGTCCTTTGATGATTTTTGGGCCCCCTAGAGAAATGTCCATAGGGCTATTTGGTGGTAGTGAACATCCACGACGCATCTTCCGTTGGACAGTTATCAAATGCCAAGAAAATTATCCTGTGCTGCTTGCAGCATCATAAAAGTGTtcctgaaataaaacagaaagtaCGTATCAATTTGTCTTCTAATAGCATCTGTCAGAGTATCTGTTGCTTGGTACTCCTGTAGtacttcctcaccaccagacttGCTTCTTAAGATAGCTTCAACTAACTGAtaagaaatgaaaagagaaaacaagcaaacatacaGAGAATGTAAAAGCAGGCAGTATTAAACTTTTCAAGACTTGAGTAGAGAAGAGTCAAAATCAAAAACGATTCGAGCTTTGTTGCAACCTGTTTAGCAGATACTGAATCTCTTGCATTTTCATTCTTAGTTTCTTGCAGGGGACCTCATATTATAGTTGAGGAACTGGAGCTGAAGCATGGGTCAGACATCTCTTACCCCAGCTTCTGAAGTCTAAAGGAAATGGAGTCTGAAGGAAACggaaaatatgtattttatttgttagtgTGTATAGTACTTGATTAAACCTGCCTGTGTATCTCACCATCATCAAAGAAAACTGTCAACTCCAGGTTGCCTTGTCCAATGATGTCGCTGAATACTTCTTCATCAAGTTCTGTTCCTGTTGCATCCTTGTAACATACTTTAGCATCAGGTGGTAGACTAAATCTCTCAATaactggagaagaaaaaaaactgaatgagTTTTTGTAGTTACTGTTGCCTCTTGCCTCACAGCAAATAACTATTTGTTAAAAGTTATTTAGCTAAGATGTTAGCTAACTAACTACCATTAGCTGACATTAGCTAGTTAATTTACAATTTGCACCATTCAATCCAGGCAACAAACAAGCGCTCTGTATGCTATATATTTACCACAGTTGTTTAGTTTCACATTGCTCCGTTCACAACACCAATTCTAAACTTTTTCAGCAAATTTGACTTAATTCCACTTATCGTGAAGCACTGCAAACCAGGAGGAAATCTGTAGCCTGTCCCATTGCATCTCCAACCGAAAAGTAAAATGCAAGAGCGACTGGGCGGGGCTAAGTTCTTGAGTCAATTCTCTACAGCAGCAGTTCCCAagcttttcagtccgcgcactcACTTCTACCTctcgacttagctgacgcagtTTGTCCATGTTCAGTTTGTCCAGACGTGTCATCTAAATTACACATCTGGAGAACCATCGACTACTGTGAAAGAGCAGTTGGCAGCCAGGAAAGTCTGGTGGGCAATCGGGAAAGACCGGTGGACAACGGGAGAGACGGTAACAGGAGAGGGCGGTTAGTCACCTTACACACTGGAAGCACTTCCAATCTGACTATGACAaggcacaaagaaaaacaacccgAAGACCCTTTGAGAGGCGGGATGAAAGATGggtgttagaataatgtatataagttatgtcatatttactcttttatattcctttattctttgtattacacctcatgaccatataaatgtttatgtctgtgtgtaagtgttttgctatgtattgagttatttttCAGGGAGACAACAGTAGCAATGGGATCACTGGAGTGATAGTAGAGGTCCCTTGAGCAGGGCATGACCTCTGAACTGCTAGTCAGGAATGTGCctggttgttttcttttaaggAGAGGATGTCGTAAAAAGAAGAATTATGAACTCTTTAATGGCATCATtccacaggtgttgttttactgttgtttctctgaccccatcccttagaaaaataatgtaaacagggaacgccccaagtgaataaaggagagggttcggcagagacatTTTGAGAACAGGTTGGGGATCCGTAACTGaccacatctctgtccgttctcctcgcgagtaaaaaatataaactgttgtcttctcctttttgtgagtgtgttttaaatgttctaggttgtttgaacctgacaatGGGCCTACTCTGATGGATGAAATGGCAAAAAACGgaacaaacaaagacaatgaGAAGGTTCTCGGAACGTGTAAATGCGGGTTTACAGAAGGTGACTTCATTCAAAGGGCTGCAGATCCATCAAGGGAAGATGAAGTGTGGGAGGACTCCTGCCCAGCATGATCGCACTGCTTCAGAAGGTCAGACGGAAGAGACCCAAAGCCAGGGGAAAAACCACAGTGCAGCAGGACTCAGCAATGCTGAGGTTGAATAGACTGTCAACTTCTCTCACACATTTATGCTTTGtagtttattatattattttaacattcaagtatttaaacatttaaacattccaCCACGAATGATTGGTGGAATGTCAGTAGACTCTGCTTCACAGACGATTCTCTCTTTGCTCTGCAGGTGGATACTTGATTTATGACATGGGCATCTGTAACTTTAACTCGACTAAACCCAACGACATAGAGTACATCAACTCTTTCTATTTCAACAAAGTGAAGTTCCTAAGCTTCAGCAGCAATGTGGGTCACTTTGTTGGTTACACTAAGTTTGGTCAGTACCAAGCAGATTACTTCAACAACCATTCAGAAATACTGGAAGGTGCAAAACGACAAAAGGACAGTTTCTGTCAATACAACATCAACACCTACACCGATGCTACTCTGGGCAAATCAGGTGAGTTTCTGTGACACCATCAGATCAGTTATTAAGTGATCTTATGATCACTTCAATTATTTATTGAAGTAATTATTGGATTCAAGATCAGCCGAGGGATCAATCACAACAGTGACGTCACTGGAGAGACAGGGCTACTACAGTACTGTCCCTCAGAACAACGACCATGGACtctgttctgttgttgtttccatggtaacttGTTGGACTCTCTTCGATGCAACTCTCAGGtcacagtgtttgtttgtttgaaatgtttttcttcatgaaGCTGCATTTTGAAGCACCGAGTATTTAAATGTGGTTTCCTCTCTTCGTCTTCTGGAGCGcttcatgcttttgttttggAGAATTCCGCCCCCTAATGGCGGCACTGAAACCTGCAGCATTAATGATCACAGTCTTGGTCGTCCCAGTTCAGCCCTACGTGAGACTGCGGGCTGTGACGCTGCCCGACGGGCGACATCCCAACATGTTGGTCTGCAGCGTCTACAACTTCTACCCCTCCCAGATCAGCATCAACTGGTTCTGAGATGGACACAAAGTCACCGCCGATGTCACCGACGAGCTGCCAGACGCTGACTGGTACTACCAGATCCAGTCCCACCTGGAGTACACTCCGAGGTGAGTCCAGGTCCAGACACAGATCCTGGTCCGTCCCAGGTTCAGTCTCATTTTGTGTGGCAAGCCCTGTGATGTGTTTGTCAGGTCCGGAGAGACCATTTCCTGTGTGGTGGAGCACATCAGCCTGAAACAGCCTCTGGTCACCACCTGGGGTAAATACCTGTCTGTTTGCACagctgtctacctgtctgtcttgCCGTCAACCTGTGTCTACCTGTCTATCCTCAGACCCTTCCATGCCCAAGTCTGAGAGAAACAAGATCGTGGTCGGGGCTTCAGGACTGATCCTGGGTCTGATCTTGTCCCTGGCTGGATTCATCTACTACAAGAAGAAGGCTGGAGGTCAGGGCAGTGCACAGTCTCAAACTGCTTCAAACCAGTTCAGACCGCTCAAAACCAGTCCAGACCGGCTCAAACCAGTTTAGATCAGTTCAGACTGGCTCAAACCTGTTCAGACCATTTCTAACCAGTTCAGATCACTTCGAACCAGTTCAGACAGCTTCAAACTAGTCTAGACTGGTTCAAACCAGTTCAGACAGCTTCAAACCAGTTCAAACCCCTTCAAACCAGTTCAGACCAGCTCAAACCAGTCCAGACTGGCTCACACCAGTTCAGACAGCTTCAAACCAGGTCTGACCCCTTCAAACCAGTTCAAACTGGCTCAAACCAGTTGAGACCACTTCAAAGCAATTTAGACTGCTTCAAACCAGTTCAGACTGCGTTACACCAGTTCCGACCAGTTCAAACCAGTTTAGACCAGCTGAGACCACAGTCTATTGACCAAGTGGAAGCAGAGTTAGAACAGAGTAGACCTACACAGGACCAGAAGCCTAATGATCCAGCTTAACTCTGTCTGATGTCCTCGATCCAGGACGGATGCTGGTTCCCACCGACATCTCCTGAACCTGATCCTCATCCTGGAACCCTTCCTGTGACTGGACCTCCAATTGATCCTGGATGGGAGCTGATCCTGGACCCAGTCCTGATCCCAGTAGGCTGTCTCTGCTGCCCCCCGTGGAACACTGTGGACCTCTACTCTGATGCTGAAACCGACCAAAGCTGGTCCAGGACTAAGTTGGATCttgctgtttgtgttggagTTTGTCTGGCAGTCCTGGACCAGGTCTAGTCTGGGATCTGGTCTGGGATCTTCCCTGTCTGATGCTTCTTTTCTCTGAACTCCAGCCTGCCCTTACAACTAAAATGTGTTAATTAGTACTGGTCtagtttattcttttttatttttgctccacatggtcagcacctccccaaacatttgtttgatcCACATGGCCCAACTTGTACAC is a genomic window of Antennarius striatus isolate MH-2024 chromosome 2, ASM4005453v1, whole genome shotgun sequence containing:
- the LOC137602716 gene encoding H-2 class II histocompatibility antigen, A-U alpha chain-like; the protein is MTKILILMNTMMMKIVVLSLVLCVSADSQHIHFRISGCSASDGEEMYSLDSEELWYADFINNRGVVLLPDFSDPVAYDRVFDTALENLHTCKGNLNKTLTALENPAVHLDPPNRPIIYPADDVELGKPNVLICHATGFYPAPVNISWIKNNEEVKEGISINAPFPNDDGSFNQFSRLEFNPEQGDIYSCTLNHQALKQPLTRFWDVEVDQPSIGPAVFCGVGLTVGLVGVAVGTFFLIKGNECS
- the LOC137602724 gene encoding LOW QUALITY PROTEIN: HLA class II histocompatibility antigen, DRB1 beta chain-like (The sequence of the model RefSeq protein was modified relative to this genomic sequence to represent the inferred CDS: substituted 1 base at 1 genomic stop codon); translation: MGICNFNSTKPNDIEYINSFYFNKVKFLSFSSNVGHFVGYTKFGQYQADYFNNHSEILEGAKRQKDSFCQYNINTYTDATLGKSVQPYVRLRAVTLPDGRHPNMLVCSVYNFYPSQISINWFXDGHKVTADVTDELPDADWYYQIQSHLEYTPRSGETISCVVEHISLKQPLVTTWDPSMPKSERNKIVVGASGLILGLILSLAGFIYYKKKAGGRMLVPTDIS